The proteins below come from a single Aquarana catesbeiana isolate 2022-GZ linkage group LG12, ASM4218655v1, whole genome shotgun sequence genomic window:
- the LOC141113791 gene encoding uncharacterized protein: MGILLSRLHQAIMNFSGTNARIIMLGLDAAGKTTILYKLKLNEAVCTIPTIGFNVETVEPIQNVTFTVWDVGGQDKIRVLWKHYFQNTDGLVFVVDSADPERFKEARSELESILEADEMKAVPFLVLANKQDVFGARRPGELVEELGLRSLRGHQWHVQGCCATTGDGIVEGLEILTNFVKEFKKRKPY, translated from the coding sequence ATGGGTATCCTCCTAAGCAGGCTTCACCAAGCAATAATGAACTTCTCTGGCACGAATGCTCGGATCATAATGCTGGGTCTGGACGCTGCTGGAAAGACCACAATTCTTTATAAGCTGAAGTTGAATGAGGCCGTCTGTACAATCCCCACTATTGGGTTCAATGTTGAGACTGTTGAACCCATTCAGAACGTGACCTTCACTGTTTGGGATGTGGGAGGCCAGGACAAGATTCGAGTCCTGTGGAAGCACTATTTTCAAAACACAGATGGCCTTGTTTTTGTGGTGGATAGCGCTGACCCTGAGCGATTCAAAGAGGCCCGATCAGAACTAGAATCCATCTTGGAAGCTGATGAAATGAAAGCAGTACCCTTCTTAGTGCTGGCTAATAAGCAGGATGTTTTTGGTGCCAGGAGACCAGGTGAACTGGTGGAGGAGTTGGGGCTGAGGAGCCTAAGAGGACACCAATGGCATGTCCAGGGATGCTGTGCCACCACTGGTGACGGGATTGTGGAGGGTCTGGAAATCCTCACCAACTTTGTGAAAGAGTTCAAGAAAAGAAAGCCCTACTGA